In Nostoc edaphicum CCNP1411, the sequence ATTCATGCACAGATTCAGAACCACATAAATAATTATTTTATTGAAGACTTAGGAAGTTCTAATGGGACATTTGTAAATAACACTAGATTAGAACCTAGAACACCCTATCAAATAAATTTAGGAGATAGAATAGACCTTGGTCAAGGAGAAAAAGTCACATTTATATTCCAAGATCAGATACAATATCAGCAAAATCCTATCTCTTCTGCAAATACCACAACAATGCAGGCTCGAATTCCTCCGCAAAACAGACAAACTCCGGTAACTCAGACAATTAAATTTTTAGGCTTTGTTTTGATGGTTGCAGGTATGATAATTTTAACTGCAAATATTCGAGTTGGGATATTTTTTGGTATTCCTGGTTTATTGCTATGTATATCTGGTATTTTCGTCCTTTGTCAACAGCGAATAAACCCTAACTTAGGATGGATTTTGATGGCGTTAGGAATTGTAGTCATCGCTTTTACTGGTAATGTATTCGCGTCAGTCAATCTTTTAATTGTTTTGGCATCATCTGCTTTATTCTTCGCCGGATATCAACTTTCTAGTACTGGAAAAATCTTAAATTATGATTTGCGATCGCTCCAGGGTTTAATTAAAAAATAGCTCATTTTAACTAATTGCAAAATTACGAATTATTTCAATCCTGCTTCTCTGCGAATTGCATTATTCATTGTAATAGATTCGTATCGGCTCAATAAGTCGGGGTAGCGAATAAAAGTAAAAAGACTTGCTAACATCCAATTTATTGAGAGTTAACTAGATTGTTCTAACGCAGGGATTCTATTTGAATGCAAACGCTTGACTATAAAGGTTGAGGATTAATAGAAAATTTTGAGCGAATAATAGTGTCCAATTCGGGGATTTTATCAGAGAGAGAAATCCGGTCATGTATATATTCAAAGAAGCTGATTCCCAATTTACGAGTAGTGGCAACAAGAGACATAAAAATGTCCCATGCCTTAGTACCCTCACTCGTTTGAGTGGCGTAACTAATTTTTCGTCGCTGCACCATAGTCCTAGCAGCTAATTCCGCCGGATTATTATGTAAAGGTAAGTTTGGATACTCTAAGACCAGCAGTAGTTCAGACTCTTTAGCTGCCGTTAATTTTTTTCGCTCATCTAATTGTTTATATCCAGTTTCAGTACCGAATAGCTGACAGAATTTAGTCTTTAATTCCTGTTTGGTTTTTGGGGAAGGGGGAATTTCTGTAAGCGACTAATTCTCGGTAGTAATCCCAAAATTCCCCTAAAAATTTGTCTAATGTTTGTTGACAAAAACCAACAAATGGACTTAATTTTTTTATAATGTCTGGCTTCATGTACCCAACATAAAGCCAAATTATCTGTAATTAATTTGAATTGGGGTGCATCATCGCAGACCAGAAATTCTACCACTGGTATTTGAGATTGCTGATGATAGAACGAAATTGCAGCAGCTTCCAAAACACGAGTCCGGTATTGAGAACCTAGCTTGCTTAAATACGTATCCAGCAATGAATTAAACTCTAATTCAGTCAAAACTGTTTCTTGCGGCAACAATTTCATTTGATTGTGCCATTTAGTTGGGACATTAAAACTTGTAAGCAACTCGTAAGTCAGCCCATTTAGAACATATTCAAGCTCTTGTCTATTTTGCAAGACCCCAATTACGCTTAGTCGGTCTTTCTTAGCTGTAGTTGAGTAGACTGTGTACCAGGGGTTACAAATTACATTCGTGGTCTGATTTACTCCTTTAACACGGGCACTTGTTTGGTCTATATGCTGCCACGAGCTACTTTCTAACCCAGATGTATAAACTTGATTATATTCAGCTTCAAAATCGCCTAAGTTTTTTGATGAGTAGATTTGATAAATAGCCAGCCGACATTGAGATCCCAATATTCTCTAAAAACTCTAGCAACTTACCTTGGGTCATATTACCGCCGTAATATAAGCTAATTACTAGAGCTTTTATTCCCGGACCAAATTCTCCATCGTAACCAGGTGGCAAAGATGCTAAATACGTTTTTCCAACACTAGGCGAGTAATATTTTTTCTTTCCCGGAATAATACGTTATCAGTTAACAGTGAAATATCTTGAATGATTACCTCTTCATAGCCTTTGAACTGTGCATCAGGCGGTAGCTCACTCGCCGGATAATCCAGAATGCATGTCCTGTCTACTTTTATGCTCTGATTTTTGCTACTTTTCGTATGTTTTTTTGGAGTGTGTCGTTCTTTTTCGGATGAATGATTGCTCTTGAACCCTTTCGACTGATTGCTCTTGATTTCTGGTTTCCCCTGTTCGCCTTTCAGACGATTGTTTTCGTCCCGTAGTTTTTGGTTTTCTTCACGTAATTCTTTTATCTCTGATTGTTGCTGCTCTATGACGTTTAGCAGAACAGTTAATGTCTGGCGCAAGGATTCGTCTGCAAACTTTGAGGGGTCGATGGTTTGCAACAATGCCTCTACTTGTTTTTCTGGAGATTGCTTTTGCGCCATGTCATATATTCTACGACCCTATGTGCATCTCTCTACTTTGTTATTTTTTCTACTACCCCGATTTATTGAGCGGATACATAGATTCTTCGTTTTAGCCAATTTGACCCAGTTTGGATATTCAGTCATCAGTAAATCATAAAGCTCTTGATCTGGTATGCTTTCTGGGTCTTCTAAACTGAAAAAATCTGAATTATCAAGATAGCGATCGCTCATTTCGTCAAGCCGCTCTAGAAAAGTAAAATCACTGGTCTTTGCTTTAGCTAGCCAACCTAAAATACCTTTACCTTTAACATCCTTGCGTGACTTGCCAATTGCCATAAATTGCCAAAAAATAGGCTCATATGAAGACTCTTTAAGATATTGTTCTGTTTGTGACTCGTCAGAGGTTGCTCCATCCGTCACAAACATGATATAAACTGGATTAAAACTTTTATGGTTACCTTTTTTAGATATTGGAAAATAGAATTTTCTAATCATATCTATAGCTTTACCATAGTAAGTACCACCTTCTAGTGGATACTCTTTCAAGAGATTTGGAATAAAAGTTTTAAAATTTTCAATAGTCATTTCACCTGCGTTATAGGCTTTAGCTCCGAATAAAAATATATCAATGGAAGCGTTATCATCAAAACGACATCCTAAAGCAAGAATTTTTTCAGCAAACCGCTGAATTTTACCTAAAGTATAGAGCGCACTCATTGAGCCAGAGATATCAAGGCAAAGCACAACCTTAGCCTTATGATTTGTCAAATTTGCTTTTTGTAGTGATATATCTGCTTTTTTAACAAGATTGAAAATATGTGGCGCTTCTCGCTCTAGCTTTTTCTCTAACGATATATTTAGTTTCGCTGTACAGTTTTCTTGCACACTCTCTACTTTTGTAGATTCTTCCTGCTTAGTTTTGGCAATATATTTATCTACAAAACTTTGTAGTCCAGAACTATAGCCTTCTCCTACCGCTTGAAATCTCCATTCATTCTCTTTTTTATATAAGCGTCCAAATTCCAAAGCTGTCTCTTGAGAAAATACCTCTCTTAAATTGTACCGAGCCAGAGAATTTTTGCTTTCGTGATTGTAAATCTTGATAAAGGCATTTTTGATTTGGCTAAAATTCTGATTTTTTTCTTGCCCTTCATGAATAGTGACAACAAAAACTATCTCCTGAATATCTGGATTGACTTTTGCCAAATCAACATAAATTGTCTCATCATCTCCATTGCCTTCCCCAGTTCTATTATCTCCTGAGTGTCTTAAAGATCCATCGAGTGACTGGAGATTATTATAGAAAACAAAATATTTATCATTGGGAATTCTACCATCTGCGCCTAACATAAATACCGAAGCATCAATATCATAGCTTTGCCCAGCTTTATTTATTTGCCAACCCAAGCCAATAGCTACTTTCTTTAGATTTGGAGCTTCTTTAGAAAGATTAAACCTGCCACCTTTGGTTAATTCAATTTCCATCTCATATACATCCTATAAATTAAACTTTTTTAATTATGCAAAAAAAGGGGGTAACAACAATGAATACCCCCTTTGGATTAACTTTTGAGATATTTACTAAGCAGCATATTGGTCTACAAAACTTTGCAGCCCTGATTTATAACCAGCCCCAACAGCTTGGAATCTCCATTCTCCATCTTTTCGATAAAGTTTACCAAATTCAATTGCAGTTTCTGCGGAAGCATCTTCATCTAATTCATATTTAGCAATTTGTTTTTCTGTGGTGTTGTCATAAATTCTGATAAACGAGTTTCTGACTTGCCCAAAGTTTTGCTTTCTTTGCTCTGCTTCATGGATAGTGACCACAAAAACTATTTCTTGAACTGAAGCATCAACTTTACTTAAATCAACTTGAATTGTTTCATCGTCTCCTATACCCTCTCCAGTTTTGCTATCTCCGTCATGTTTCACAGAACCATCTGGTGATTGTGTGTTGTTATAGAATACAAAGTATTTTTCGTTAGGAATTTTTCCGTTAGCACCTAACATAAATATAGAAGCATCTAGGTCAAAAGCTGAACCTGTATCTGTAACGTTAATATCCCATCCTAAACCAATTCCAGCATTTTTTAAGCTTGGTGCTTCTTTTGAAAGATTGATTCTTTCGCCTTTGCTGAGGTTAATTGACATGATTATTACCTATTTTTGAAAATGAATTTGATTCTGAATTACTATTGATTTGAGTAAATCAATATAGGAATCCGCTTTGATTTCTGAACTAATTTGCGTAGGCAGGCAATAGGGAATAGGCAACAGGCAACAGTCAAGAAGGCTTCTTAGTTGTACTGAGTTTTTTCAGAAATCAAATATGAGTCCTATATGTAGTTAAGCATAGACTTTCACAAGTCCTTCTAAACCATTAATGTTAATGCCGTTGCCAATCGCCGCCATTTTCCACTCATTATTGTGATTATAAATTTCAGCCATAATCATCCCGGTCATTCCTTTATATTCAGACCCCGACAAATGATATTTGGCAAGTTCTTGATTGTTAGATATATTGACCAGACGCACAAAGGCATTTTTAACTTGTACAAATTCTTGTTTACGAGCAATACAATCGTAAATATTAACCGTAAAAACCAATTTGACAATTTCTTTCGGTAGTTGAGCTAAATCTATAATTATTTGCTCGTCATCACCTTCTCCTGCACCCGTGAGATTATCGCCCAAATGGGTAATAGCTCCTGATTTATGGGATAGATTCCCAAAGTAAACAACGTTGCCTGCATCTGTCATTTTGCCATTTTGATTTAAACAGATTACAGAAGCATCCAAGTCGCAGTCTTGAGTGCTTTTGAAAGCCCCAAAAAAACCGCCATCGGTGGATTTTGGTACATCCCAGCCCAATCCACACATCAACTTTGTTAACCCAGGAGCTTCTTTAGAAAGTGAGATGCTTTGCCCTTTTTGTAGATTGATTGCCATCTAAGTTATTTTAGATATATTGGATTGATAAAGTTCTTTGTTATGCGTTCTATCCTATTCACCTTAAAGAAGCGCTGAAATCAGTAAAAATACGTAAACTCAACAACTCCATTTTGGGGTTTTCAACAAATCACGGAGACGCTGCGCGAAGCATCCCGTATGGAAGGGGTACCGAGGATGCAAAGACACGGAGAGCTTATTCTCTCCACAATGCCACCTGCTGTTTGAGTTCTCTCATATCCAAATAATCGTGAGCAAAAGCTTTCCGTAAAAGTGGATGAGGAATAAAACCATCATATTTTTGAAGTTCTGGTGCTTCTGAAGTACTGACTAAATCTTCTGAGGTAATTCTTTGTTCACACAATGAAGCAATTTCATTGTAAAGATGTTTAAATTTATTCTTGCCTAATTTAATTGTCAAATAATAGGGATTTACTCCGCCAATACTTGTAATTTCCAAGGATTCCCGGCAGTAGGAATTGATTAATCTTTCTAAGGTGCGATAAGCAACCGTACCCATCCAAGGAAAAATGCAACATTTACCTTTTTCCAGTTGCAAAATATTCTGTTTATCTAATCCAACCTGCTGCGCCAACTGGCGAACTTGACGTAATCGTTGCAAGGCATTTTTTTGCAAGTAACTATACTCAAAATTTTCTAATAAAACTTGCTGCATCCTTTGCAAAACTTTGGTATGAATAGTACCACTACCACCACGCCAGTAAATACTTGCTTTACCTTCGGCTTGTTTAACAAAAATAGCTTTCTTTTTAAAGTCAACTTCTAAAACTTCCCAAGTTCTCCCAGCTAAAGCAAATTGATTGCCAACCGGAATCGGCGTGACGATACTGCCAATTTCTGTTGCACCTTGCTTAACAATATATTCTTGCTGTTCAGCAAAGACAGCATAAAACTGAAATTTTCTCACCACCTTTTCTCCTGCCAAACCCAGGATTAATTTACCTTGTTCGGTATGCTGAATATGACCAATATCAATTAAATAGCGTAGCAATAGTTGGAAATCTTCTTTTAAAATAGCAGCAAAGGGCGGCAGACTAAAAATTTGTTTAGCTAAAGCATTAGCTGAAATTTCACCTGTTGCTGTTAAAATACTCATTGTCTGGTGATAAAGCAAACTCAAAGGATATTTAATTGGTTTGATTGGTTCAATCCATTGCTCCTCTAAATAAAGTTGAATAATAGCGATACACTGCAAAAGTTGCCAAGGGATTTGCTCTGGTAGAGAAGCTTCTGCTAATGGCTGATTTTCAACGCAGACAAAGCGCATATCAGCAGCTTCACCTCTTCTACCACTGCGTCCCAAGCGTTGTAAAAAACTAGCTACAGAGAGAGGCGATTCTAACTGAATAACTCGCTCTAAATGACCGATATCTATGCCTAATTCTAGAGTCAGAGTGGCAGCGGTAACAGCTGGATTGTTGGATTCACGCATTGCATTTTCAGCAGATTGCCGCAAGCTAGAAGATATACTCCCATGATGCACATGATATATATCCGGTAGTCCTTGTTCTGTGGCAATTTTTCGTAAAGATGCAATTACAGATTCGGTACGTGTGCGATTATTAGCAAATATTAGGCATTTGCGAGACTTGCTAAGGTTGAAAATATATTGTTCATCATCTGTCGCCTCTGATTCATCTACTTCATCAGTCATATAAAAATGTTCTACAGCTAGTTTTATTTGGCGTTTTATGCTGTCGATTTTCGGTGTAATAACTGGCTTGTCTGTTCCTGAACGCAACCACTCTTCAGCTATTGAGTAATCACCAAGAGTTGCTGACAAACCAATACGGCGCGGTTGTTTTTGCGTCAACTTTGCTAAACGTTGTAATTGGCAAATAATTTGACAACCGCGTTCTGAACCCATAAAGGCATGAATTTCATCAATGATGACAAACTTTAAATCACCAAATAAGCGAAGTAGGTCGTTATTTTTATTGATTAATAAACTTTCTAAAGATTCTGGTGTAATTTGGAGAATGCCTTGAGGATTCTTTAAAAGCTTGTTTTTTCGAGTTTGCGAAACATCACCGTGCCAGTGCCAAACGGGAATATCTGCTTCTTTGAGTAAGTCGTTGAGACGCTCAAATTGATCATTAATTAAAGCTTTGATTGGACTAATATACAATGCCCCTATGGTTGCAGCCGGGTTGGCATGTAATAGAGTCAAAACTGGCAGAAAGGCTGCTTCTGTTTTGCCAGCAGCAGTTCCAGCAGTAACTAGCAAGTGAGCATCAGTATCAAATATGACTTGACAAGCGGCAATTTGAACTGGCCGTAATTCAGTCCACTGGTGATGATAAATATATTCTTGGATGAAGGGTGCGAGTCGGCTAAAAGCATCGCTCATATTTATTTTTTATAGGTAATATGATTTACGCATTGACAGAAAATACCAAATATGAATTCTTTGAAAAAGCACGTCTGTCGTAGGGGTAAAGCACATTGCTCATTGGTGTCAACTTAACGCGAAACTTCATGTCCGCCAGGGATTGTAAATCCCTGTCTCATAGCTAAAGTCCTCTGAAGAGGACTTCATAGCGCAAAAATTTTCAGTCTACTTCAGTAGACTTGAGCAATTAGTCAGGGAATTATATTCCCTGGCGGGTGAACAACACCTAATCAGTACGCTATTTTTGGCTTAAGTTGACACGCATGAGCAATGTGCTTTACCCCTACATCTGACCATCGAAGAACGATTAATAAAAGGCTGAAACGACCCATTCTCGTATATTCATACGATGATTAAGTTGTACAGTGCGTAAGTCCTAGGTAATTAGTAACAGGTAATGAATTGACTGCATGTTTACAAACAGGGAAAATACTTAAAATCATCCCGTAACGCTTGATAGATATAGCTTTTTAGGGAAGAGGTTAGAGTATATTACATATAAACGAGCGTAGATGCGGAGCGGCTTGTCGTAAGACATCGCTACAAACTTGAGATTTTATGTAAAACTTCACAAAAAAAGTGTTTCTCTTTATTGATTTATTACATTTGCTGGCGTAGTTTTATGCGGTATTTACGTATACATATTTCTATCTTAAGCTTAGTGTTGTGTGATGCATATATCAATGCATCATGTCACTCAATTTTGGAGTTATGACAATGAAAAATATTTTCGCCAAAATCGCTGTTACCACAGCAGCTAGTGTTGCGATCGCAGCTAGTGCTAACAATCCAGCCCAAGCTATTGATTTAAACTTCAACTGGCTAGGTAATGCTGGTTATTCAGCAATAGGTTCATTCAGCTACGACGAGACTACAGCACCTACAATTATTTCAGAAAGTGGTAGTGGAGCGACCAATTTTTTACAATCCTTGAATGTCTCTTTCTTAGATCCATCTAATAATCTGCTTGGAACTTATAACACCGTTGCTGGTGGAGTCTCAGAATCTAATTTCTTCGCTTTCAACTTTGATACTTCCACTCATACCTTGTTTGGCCCCTTTGATGTAGCAGGAGGGACAGGTGTAATCGGAGAATATTTCTTCCAGGGAACCGTTGGTGATTCTTTGTCCTTACGTCAAGATATCGATCAACAGACAGCATTTATAACATTAGATCAAAATTCTGGTTCTATTCAGGTATCCAAAGTCCCTGAACCTGCTTCTATGTTGGGTTTACTGGCATTTGGGATATTGGGTGTAGGCTCAACTCTGAAGAAAAAGCAAGCCTCTTGCTAGAAAGTAGGGCTTCCTAGTTAGAGGTTGCCAATTTTAGTTTAATGAATCTCTATTCTAGCTCCAATGCTTAAGTGAGTTGGTGAGTCAATTATCCAGCCTTATCAGTTCGCGATCGCTCGAATACTTATGTCAACAAGTATTCGAGCAATCACTAATGACTTGGTTAAAAATACTTCATGTGCCAGTTGAAAGGGCGGTATGAGGGTTATATGCACAAGCTTGAATATAATGCTACAATCCCCGAAGTTTAAATTTAGACATTATGCATTATTCAG encodes:
- a CDS encoding FHA domain-containing protein: MQNLSTSNAIGLNLELFHVQSNTAFELPPNIAVFYIGKPNDQIPPDIDVSNLPDADVVSRIHAQIQNHINNYFIEDLGSSNGTFVNNTRLEPRTPYQINLGDRIDLGQGEKVTFIFQDQIQYQQNPISSANTTTMQARIPPQNRQTPVTQTIKFLGFVLMVAGMIILTANIRVGIFFGIPGLLLCISGIFVLCQQRINPNLGWILMALGIVVIAFTGNVFASVNLLIVLASSALFFAGYQLSSTGKILNYDLRSLQGLIKK
- a CDS encoding TerD family protein — encoded protein: MEIELTKGGRFNLSKEAPNLKKVAIGLGWQINKAGQSYDIDASVFMLGADGRIPNDKYFVFYNNLQSLDGSLRHSGDNRTGEGNGDDETIYVDLAKVNPDIQEIVFVVTIHEGQEKNQNFSQIKNAFIKIYNHESKNSLARYNLREVFSQETALEFGRLYKKENEWRFQAVGEGYSSGLQSFVDKYIAKTKQEESTKVESVQENCTAKLNISLEKKLEREAPHIFNLVKKADISLQKANLTNHKAKVVLCLDISGSMSALYTLGKIQRFAEKILALGCRFDDNASIDIFLFGAKAYNAGEMTIENFKTFIPNLLKEYPLEGGTYYGKAIDMIRKFYFPISKKGNHKSFNPVYIMFVTDGATSDESQTEQYLKESSYEPIFWQFMAIGKSRKDVKGKGILGWLAKAKTSDFTFLERLDEMSDRYLDNSDFFSLEDPESIPDQELYDLLMTEYPNWVKLAKTKNLCIRSINRGSRKNNKVERCT
- a CDS encoding TerD family protein, producing MSINLSKGERINLSKEAPSLKNAGIGLGWDINVTDTGSAFDLDASIFMLGANGKIPNEKYFVFYNNTQSPDGSVKHDGDSKTGEGIGDDETIQVDLSKVDASVQEIVFVVTIHEAEQRKQNFGQVRNSFIRIYDNTTEKQIAKYELDEDASAETAIEFGKLYRKDGEWRFQAVGAGYKSGLQSFVDQYAA
- a CDS encoding TerD family protein, with the translated sequence MAINLQKGQSISLSKEAPGLTKLMCGLGWDVPKSTDGGFFGAFKSTQDCDLDASVICLNQNGKMTDAGNVVYFGNLSHKSGAITHLGDNLTGAGEGDDEQIIIDLAQLPKEIVKLVFTVNIYDCIARKQEFVQVKNAFVRLVNISNNQELAKYHLSGSEYKGMTGMIMAEIYNHNNEWKMAAIGNGININGLEGLVKVYA
- a CDS encoding DEAD/DEAH box helicase, with protein sequence MSDAFSRLAPFIQEYIYHHQWTELRPVQIAACQVIFDTDAHLLVTAGTAAGKTEAAFLPVLTLLHANPAATIGALYISPIKALINDQFERLNDLLKEADIPVWHWHGDVSQTRKNKLLKNPQGILQITPESLESLLINKNNDLLRLFGDLKFVIIDEIHAFMGSERGCQIICQLQRLAKLTQKQPRRIGLSATLGDYSIAEEWLRSGTDKPVITPKIDSIKRQIKLAVEHFYMTDEVDESEATDDEQYIFNLSKSRKCLIFANNRTRTESVIASLRKIATEQGLPDIYHVHHGSISSSLRQSAENAMRESNNPAVTAATLTLELGIDIGHLERVIQLESPLSVASFLQRLGRSGRRGEAADMRFVCVENQPLAEASLPEQIPWQLLQCIAIIQLYLEEQWIEPIKPIKYPLSLLYHQTMSILTATGEISANALAKQIFSLPPFAAILKEDFQLLLRYLIDIGHIQHTEQGKLILGLAGEKVVRKFQFYAVFAEQQEYIVKQGATEIGSIVTPIPVGNQFALAGRTWEVLEVDFKKKAIFVKQAEGKASIYWRGGSGTIHTKVLQRMQQVLLENFEYSYLQKNALQRLRQVRQLAQQVGLDKQNILQLEKGKCCIFPWMGTVAYRTLERLINSYCRESLEITSIGGVNPYYLTIKLGKNKFKHLYNEIASLCEQRITSEDLVSTSEAPELQKYDGFIPHPLLRKAFAHDYLDMRELKQQVALWRE
- a CDS encoding PEP-CTERM sorting domain-containing protein (PEP-CTERM proteins occur, often in large numbers, in the proteomes of bacteria that also encode an exosortase, a predicted intramembrane cysteine proteinase. The presence of a PEP-CTERM domain at a protein's C-terminus predicts cleavage within the sorting domain, followed by covalent anchoring to some some component of the (usually Gram-negative) cell surface. Many PEP-CTERM proteins exhibit an unusual sequence composition that includes large numbers of potential glycosylation sites. Expression of one such protein has been shown restore the ability of a bacterium to form floc, a type of biofilm.) codes for the protein MKNIFAKIAVTTAASVAIAASANNPAQAIDLNFNWLGNAGYSAIGSFSYDETTAPTIISESGSGATNFLQSLNVSFLDPSNNLLGTYNTVAGGVSESNFFAFNFDTSTHTLFGPFDVAGGTGVIGEYFFQGTVGDSLSLRQDIDQQTAFITLDQNSGSIQVSKVPEPASMLGLLAFGILGVGSTLKKKQASC